A region of Streptomyces sp. TG1A-60 DNA encodes the following proteins:
- the ssd gene encoding septum site-determining protein Ssd: MAGVITHDRPSAAEGRQGRPLIVTEDVELLDDLLRLCAAAGARPEVHHGVPERRGRWETAPLVLVGDDAARRLRGAARRRGVVLVGKDQDDSGVWQRAVEIGADHVLMLPDGEQWLVDRIADVAEGVGRPALTVGVIGGRGGAGASTLACALAVTSARQGRRTLLVDADPLGGGLDVLLGGESAEGLRWPAFAASRGRVGGGALEESLPELHSLRVLSWDRGDAVAVPPQAVRAVLAAGRRRGGAVVVDLPRRIDEGIAEALAQIDLGLLVVPAELRAVAAASRVASAFGMVLRDLRVAVRGPYAPGLDDQEVSRLLGLPLVGEVPDETGRPDGGKPPGAIPRGPLARFCEGFWERVAVGGEGG; encoded by the coding sequence GTGGCGGGAGTCATCACTCATGACCGGCCGTCCGCCGCCGAGGGGCGGCAGGGCAGGCCACTGATCGTCACAGAGGACGTGGAACTGCTGGACGACCTGCTGCGCCTGTGCGCGGCTGCGGGCGCCAGACCGGAGGTCCACCACGGGGTGCCGGAGCGCCGGGGCAGGTGGGAGACGGCGCCGCTCGTGCTCGTCGGGGACGACGCGGCGCGGCGGCTGCGCGGGGCCGCGCGCCGACGAGGAGTGGTGCTCGTCGGCAAGGACCAGGACGACTCCGGGGTCTGGCAGCGGGCCGTGGAGATCGGCGCGGACCACGTCCTGATGCTGCCGGACGGCGAGCAGTGGCTCGTCGACCGCATCGCCGACGTGGCCGAAGGAGTCGGCAGGCCCGCGCTCACCGTCGGCGTGATCGGTGGCCGTGGTGGCGCCGGCGCGTCCACGCTGGCCTGCGCCCTCGCCGTCACCTCCGCACGACAGGGCCGGCGCACACTCCTCGTGGACGCCGATCCACTGGGCGGCGGCCTCGACGTCCTCCTCGGCGGCGAGAGCGCCGAGGGACTGCGCTGGCCGGCCTTCGCCGCCTCGCGCGGCCGGGTCGGCGGCGGCGCCCTGGAGGAGTCGCTGCCCGAGCTGCACTCCCTGCGCGTCCTCAGCTGGGACCGCGGCGACGCCGTCGCAGTCCCGCCCCAGGCCGTCCGCGCGGTCCTCGCCGCAGGCCGGCGGCGCGGCGGCGCGGTCGTCGTCGACCTGCCGCGCCGTATCGACGAAGGCATCGCGGAGGCCCTCGCACAGATCGACCTCGGCCTCCTGGTCGTCCCCGCCGAACTGCGCGCCGTCGCCGCCGCCTCCCGAGTCGCCTCGGCGTTCGGAATGGTCCTCCGCGACCTCCGCGTGGCGGTCCGGGGGCCGTACGCACCCGGCCTCGACGACCAGGAAGTGTCCCGGCTGCTCGGCCTCCCCCTCGTCGGCGAAGTCCCCGACGAGACCGGCCGACCGGACGGCGGCAAACCCCCGGGAGCCATCCCGCGTGGCCCGCTGGCCCGCTTCTGCGAGGGCTTCTGGGAGCGGGTGGCAGTAGGGGGTGAGGGCGGATGA
- a CDS encoding HAD-IB family hydrolase codes for MLGLVENHSLPRTAAFFDLDKTVIAKSSTLTFSKSFYQGGLINRRAALRTAYTQFVFLAGGADHDQMERMRKYLSALCRGWNVQQVKDIVAETLHDLIDPIIYDEAASLIEEHHIAGRDVVIVSTSGAEVVEPIGELLGADRVVATRMVVGDDGCFTGEVEYYAYGPTKAEAIRELAESEEYDLAHCYAYSDSATDLPMLEAVGHPHAVNPDRTLRKEALARGWPILDFHRPVRLKQRLAVRPRPALLAAAAIGAAAATAGLVWYANRRRVATA; via the coding sequence ATGCTCGGCCTCGTGGAAAACCACTCCTTGCCCCGCACAGCAGCCTTCTTTGACCTGGACAAGACGGTCATTGCGAAGTCGAGCACGCTCACGTTCAGCAAGTCGTTCTACCAAGGCGGCCTGATCAACCGTAGGGCCGCCCTGCGGACGGCGTACACCCAGTTCGTGTTCCTCGCGGGCGGCGCCGACCACGATCAGATGGAACGGATGCGGAAGTACCTGTCCGCGCTGTGCCGAGGCTGGAACGTCCAACAGGTGAAGGACATCGTCGCCGAGACCCTTCACGATCTGATCGACCCGATCATCTACGACGAGGCCGCCTCCCTCATCGAGGAGCACCACATCGCCGGCCGGGACGTGGTCATCGTCTCCACCTCCGGCGCCGAGGTGGTGGAGCCGATCGGTGAGCTCCTCGGCGCGGACCGGGTGGTGGCGACGCGGATGGTCGTCGGCGACGACGGCTGCTTCACCGGCGAGGTGGAGTACTACGCCTACGGCCCGACCAAGGCCGAGGCGATCCGGGAGCTGGCCGAGTCCGAGGAGTACGACCTCGCGCACTGCTACGCGTACAGCGACTCGGCGACGGACCTTCCGATGCTGGAGGCCGTGGGGCACCCGCACGCGGTGAACCCCGACCGGACGCTGCGCAAGGAGGCCCTAGCGCGGGGGTGGCCCATTCTCGACTTCCACCGCCCCGTGCGCCTCAAGCAGCGACTGGCCGTACGACCGCGGCCCGCTCTTCTGGCTGCCGCCGCCATAGGAGCCGCGGCGGCCACCGCGGGGCTCGTCTGGTACGCGAACCGGCGCCGGGTGGCGACCGCCTGA
- a CDS encoding oxidoreductase, translated as MSATGAAADPLAVLGELPGVADSVESVRKAVDRVYGHRVMRRRSNAVTSEAALRGARGSAALSGADWALEEVRRRTDFSGQDGDDGARAMGAALRLTAEAGQLLSIWRQSPLRVLARLHLVAAGRDDARVGRPRQDGEPVDEPLVELPVPGAAEVAGRLDGLSELIIKGGSAPALVTAAVVHGELLALRPFAFHNGLVARAAERIVLIGSGLDPKSVCPAEVGHAELGRAAYLAALDGYVSGTPEGMAAWIAHCGRAIELGARESTAVCEALQRGAA; from the coding sequence ATGAGTGCGACAGGTGCGGCCGCCGACCCGCTCGCGGTCCTGGGAGAGCTTCCCGGTGTGGCCGATTCCGTGGAGTCCGTGCGCAAGGCCGTGGACCGGGTCTACGGCCACCGCGTCATGCGGCGCCGCAGCAACGCGGTCACCTCCGAGGCGGCCCTGCGCGGCGCGCGCGGCTCGGCTGCGCTGTCCGGCGCCGACTGGGCCCTCGAAGAGGTGCGCCGGCGCACCGACTTCAGCGGCCAGGACGGCGACGACGGGGCCCGCGCCATGGGCGCCGCGCTGCGGCTGACCGCCGAGGCGGGCCAACTGTTGTCCATCTGGCGGCAGTCGCCTCTTCGGGTCCTGGCCCGGCTGCACCTGGTCGCGGCCGGTCGCGACGACGCGCGCGTGGGGCGGCCCCGACAGGACGGCGAGCCGGTCGACGAGCCCCTCGTCGAGCTGCCCGTGCCGGGTGCCGCCGAGGTCGCCGGCCGCCTCGACGGCCTCTCGGAGCTGATCATCAAGGGCGGTTCGGCCCCCGCCCTGGTGACCGCGGCCGTCGTCCACGGCGAACTGCTCGCCCTGCGGCCCTTCGCCTTCCACAACGGCCTCGTCGCGCGCGCGGCCGAACGGATCGTCCTGATCGGTAGCGGCCTCGACCCCAAGTCCGTCTGCCCGGCGGAGGTCGGCCACGCGGAACTGGGCCGCGCCGCCTACCTCGCCGCCCTCGACGGCTATGTCTCCGGCACTCCGGAAGGCATGGCCGCCTGGATCGCGCACTGCGGCAGGGCGATCGAACTGGGCGCGCGCGAGTCGACGGCGGTGTGTGAGGCGCTGCAGCGCGGGGCTGCGTAG
- a CDS encoding ATP-binding protein — translation MKIAFVGKGGSGKTTLSSLFIRHLAASGAPVVAIDADINQHLGAALGLDESEAAELPAMGDRLSLIKNHLRGSNPRIASAETMIKTTPPGDGSRLVRICEPNAIYDACARPVELDGGAVRLMVTGPFTDADLGVACYHSKTGAVELFLNHLVDGRDEYVVVDMTAGSDSFASGMFTRFDMTFLVAEPTRRGVSVYRQYKEYASDYGVALKVVGNKVRSDDNDDDLDFLRAEVGDDLLVTIGHSDWARALEKGRPPRFEHLEEPNRRSLRTLHEAADATYELRDWERYTRQMAHFHLKNATGWGNERTGADLAAQIDPEFVLGEDVAAAV, via the coding sequence ATGAAAATTGCTTTCGTCGGGAAGGGCGGGAGTGGCAAGACCACGCTGTCGTCCCTCTTCATCCGCCATCTCGCCGCCTCCGGAGCGCCGGTCGTCGCCATCGACGCCGACATCAACCAGCACCTGGGCGCCGCCCTCGGCCTCGACGAGTCGGAGGCCGCCGAGCTGCCCGCGATGGGCGACCGGTTGTCACTGATCAAGAACCACCTGCGCGGATCCAACCCGCGGATCGCCTCCGCCGAGACGATGATCAAGACGACCCCGCCCGGTGACGGCTCGCGCCTGGTGCGGATCTGCGAGCCCAACGCGATCTATGACGCCTGCGCCCGCCCGGTGGAACTCGACGGCGGGGCCGTCCGTTTGATGGTCACCGGCCCCTTCACCGACGCCGACCTGGGGGTCGCCTGTTACCACTCCAAGACGGGAGCGGTGGAGCTGTTCCTGAACCACCTGGTGGACGGCCGCGACGAATACGTGGTGGTCGACATGACGGCTGGTTCGGACTCCTTCGCGTCCGGCATGTTCACCCGTTTCGACATGACGTTCCTCGTCGCCGAGCCGACCCGCAGGGGGGTTTCCGTCTACCGCCAGTACAAGGAGTACGCCAGTGACTACGGCGTCGCCCTGAAGGTCGTCGGCAACAAGGTGCGGAGCGACGACAACGACGACGACCTCGACTTCCTCCGCGCCGAGGTGGGGGACGACCTGCTGGTCACCATCGGGCACTCGGACTGGGCGCGCGCCCTGGAGAAGGGCCGCCCGCCCCGCTTCGAGCACCTGGAGGAGCCCAACCGCCGTTCCCTGCGCACCCTTCACGAGGCCGCCGACGCCACGTACGAGCTGCGCGACTGGGAGCGCTACACCCGTCAGATGGCGCACTTCCACCTGAAGAACGCGACCGGTTGGGGCAACGAACGGACGGGGGCCGACCTGGCCGCGCAGATCGACCCCGAGTTCGTGCTCGGTGAAGACGTCGCCGCCGCTGTGTGA
- a CDS encoding SulP family inorganic anion transporter, producing the protein MSACVPTHAADPDPNRTERDHQSHSPLRGPRRRFRVAAADLSASIAVFLIALPLSLGIALATDAPLQAGLVAAAVGGLVAGRLGGSPLQVSGPAAGLTVVTADLIHQYGWRTTCAITVLAGLSQLGLAHLRVARSALAVSPAIVHGMLAGIGVTIAVAQLHIVLGGTPQSSVSANVAALPTQLAHLHPAAVSVSVLTLVLLLAWPRLPGRLGRTLRTVPAALVAVAGATATAVFAVLSLPKVDLPSWRSHALAGLPEGPALGLAAAVLTTTLVCSVQSLLGAVAMDKLAAGRTDVPRSDLDRELRGQGAANVVSGVLGGLPIAGVAVRSTANVRAGATSRNSTMLHGVWVVAAALLLVPFLELIPLASLAALVMAVGVQMVSLHHIRTVTRHREVLVYAGTTLGVVLLGVLEGVTLGIAVAVGVALHRLSRTRITHEEKEGVHHVHVKGQLTFLAVPRLSRALHQVPQGAAAVVELDGSFMDYAAYESLQDWQHAHRAHSGSVEITGRGGTRIAEPADASAAGCRCRPWTPWRNHQCEAPAPVATGRLPQETADGPSCHQLARGVSAFQRNTAPLVRDELARLAREGQQPSQLFLTCADSRLVTSMITSSGPGDLFVVRNVGNLVPPPGEESGDDSVAAAIEYAVDVLRVRSITVCGHSGCGAMQALLKTDPHGAQTPLKRWLRHGRPSLERATDENRPWARLADREPADAVEQLCLTNVIQQLDHLRAHDSVARALREGALELQGMYFHVGEAQVYLLTEGSPESGVFDQVAGTAVTADPLGTVLHDTRA; encoded by the coding sequence ATGTCCGCCTGCGTCCCCACTCATGCCGCCGACCCGGACCCGAACCGGACGGAGCGTGATCACCAATCGCACAGTCCCCTGCGGGGCCCGCGCCGCCGGTTCCGCGTCGCGGCGGCCGATCTGTCCGCCTCCATCGCGGTCTTCCTGATCGCCCTCCCCCTGTCCCTGGGCATCGCCCTCGCCACCGACGCCCCGCTCCAGGCCGGCCTCGTCGCCGCTGCGGTCGGCGGTCTCGTCGCCGGGCGTCTGGGCGGCTCCCCCCTCCAGGTCAGCGGCCCTGCGGCCGGCCTGACCGTGGTCACCGCCGACCTCATCCACCAGTACGGCTGGCGCACGACCTGCGCCATCACCGTCCTCGCCGGCCTCTCCCAACTGGGCCTGGCCCACCTGCGCGTGGCTCGCTCGGCGCTCGCCGTCAGCCCCGCGATCGTGCACGGCATGCTGGCCGGCATCGGCGTCACCATCGCCGTCGCCCAGCTGCACATCGTGCTCGGCGGCACCCCGCAGAGCTCCGTCAGCGCCAACGTCGCCGCCCTCCCCACCCAGTTGGCGCATCTGCACCCCGCCGCCGTCTCCGTGAGCGTGCTCACCCTCGTCCTGCTACTCGCCTGGCCCCGGCTCCCCGGCCGCCTCGGCCGGACACTGCGCACCGTCCCGGCCGCACTCGTCGCCGTCGCGGGCGCCACGGCGACGGCCGTGTTCGCCGTGCTGAGCCTGCCCAAGGTCGACCTGCCGTCATGGCGGAGCCACGCTCTGGCCGGCCTCCCCGAAGGGCCGGCGCTCGGCCTCGCCGCGGCCGTCCTCACCACCACCCTGGTGTGCAGCGTCCAGTCGCTCCTCGGGGCCGTCGCCATGGACAAACTGGCGGCGGGGCGCACCGACGTACCGCGCTCCGACCTCGACCGCGAGCTGCGCGGTCAGGGCGCGGCCAACGTCGTCTCCGGCGTCCTCGGCGGCCTCCCGATCGCCGGCGTCGCCGTGCGCAGCACGGCCAATGTCCGAGCCGGCGCCACCAGCCGGAACTCCACGATGCTGCACGGCGTTTGGGTGGTAGCGGCCGCGCTGCTCCTGGTTCCTTTCCTGGAGCTGATCCCCCTCGCCTCACTCGCCGCCCTGGTGATGGCCGTCGGGGTCCAGATGGTGTCCCTGCACCACATCCGCACGGTCACCCGCCACCGTGAGGTGCTGGTCTACGCCGGCACCACGCTCGGCGTCGTCCTCCTGGGCGTCCTGGAGGGCGTCACGCTCGGCATCGCCGTGGCCGTCGGCGTCGCCCTGCACCGCCTCTCCCGCACGCGCATCACCCACGAGGAGAAGGAAGGAGTCCATCACGTCCACGTGAAAGGACAGTTGACGTTCCTGGCCGTGCCCCGCCTCAGCCGGGCCCTGCACCAGGTCCCCCAAGGGGCCGCCGCCGTCGTGGAGCTGGACGGGTCGTTCATGGACTACGCGGCGTACGAGTCGCTGCAGGACTGGCAGCACGCGCACCGGGCGCACAGTGGCTCCGTGGAGATCACCGGCCGCGGCGGCACCCGCATCGCCGAACCCGCCGACGCGTCGGCGGCCGGCTGCCGCTGCCGCCCTTGGACACCGTGGCGCAACCACCAGTGCGAGGCCCCGGCCCCCGTGGCCACCGGCAGGCTCCCGCAGGAGACGGCCGACGGCCCGAGCTGTCATCAACTGGCCCGCGGCGTCAGCGCGTTCCAGCGCAACACCGCTCCCCTGGTCCGCGATGAGCTGGCCCGGCTCGCGCGCGAAGGACAGCAGCCCTCGCAACTCTTCCTGACCTGCGCCGACTCCCGGCTCGTCACGTCAATGATCACCTCCAGCGGCCCCGGTGACCTCTTCGTCGTACGCAATGTCGGCAATCTCGTTCCGCCGCCCGGCGAGGAGAGCGGCGACGACTCCGTGGCGGCGGCGATCGAGTACGCGGTGGACGTGCTGCGCGTACGGTCCATCACCGTCTGCGGGCACTCCGGCTGTGGAGCGATGCAGGCCCTGCTCAAGACAGACCCGCACGGCGCCCAGACCCCGCTCAAGCGCTGGCTGCGGCACGGCCGGCCCAGCCTGGAGCGCGCCACCGACGAGAACCGCCCCTGGGCCCGCCTCGCCGACCGCGAACCGGCCGACGCCGTCGAGCAGCTCTGTCTGACCAACGTCATCCAGCAACTCGATCACCTACGTGCCCACGACTCCGTCGCCCGTGCCCTGCGCGAGGGCGCGCTCGAACTGCAGGGGATGTACTTCCACGTGGGCGAGGCACAGGTGTACCTGCTCACGGAGGGGTCACCCGAGAGCGGAGTCTTCGACCAGGTCGCCGGAACGGCCGTGACCGCCGACCCCCTGGGGACGGTCCTGCACGACACGCGCGCGTGA
- the acs gene encoding acetate--CoA ligase: MSNESLANLLKEERRFAPPADLATNANVTAEAYEQARADRLGFWAAQARRLTWAKEPTETLDWSNPPFAKWFKDGELNVAYNCVDRHVEAGHGDRVAIHFEGEPGDNRALTYAELKDEVSRAANALLELGVQAGDRVAVYMPMIPETAVAMLACARIGAAHSVVFGGFSADALATRIQDADAKVVITSDGGYRRGKPSALKPAVDDAVERAGNVEHVLVVRRTGQEVAWHDSRDVWWHEIVDRQSAEHTPEAFGAEHPLFILYTSGTTGKPKGILHTSGGYLTQTSYTHHAVFDLKPETDVYWCTADVGWVTGHSYIVYGPLANGATQVMYEGTPDTPHQGRFWEIVQKYGVTILYTAPTAIRTFMKWGDDIPAKFDLSSLRVLGSVGEPINPEAWIWYRKNIGGDTTPIVDTWWQTETGAMMISPLPGVTATKPGSAQTPLPGISATVVDDEANEVPNGGGGYLVLTEPWPSMLRTIWGDDQRFLDTYWSRFEGKYFAGDGAKKDDDGDIWLLGRVDDVMLVSGHNISTTEVESALVSHPSVAEAAVVGATDETTGQAIVAFVILRGTAAESESLVGELRNHVGVTLGPIAKPKRILPVQELPKTRSGKIMRRLLRDVAENRQLGDVTTLTDSTVMDLIQAKLPAAPSED, from the coding sequence GTGAGCAACGAAAGCCTGGCCAACCTTTTGAAGGAGGAGCGACGCTTCGCGCCGCCCGCTGACCTGGCCACCAACGCCAACGTCACGGCCGAGGCGTACGAGCAGGCCAGAGCTGACAGGCTCGGCTTCTGGGCGGCTCAGGCCCGGCGGCTGACCTGGGCCAAGGAGCCGACGGAGACGCTGGACTGGTCGAACCCGCCGTTCGCCAAGTGGTTCAAGGACGGCGAGCTCAACGTCGCGTACAACTGCGTCGACCGCCATGTCGAGGCCGGCCACGGCGACCGGGTCGCCATCCACTTCGAGGGCGAGCCCGGCGACAACCGCGCCCTCACCTACGCCGAGTTGAAGGACGAGGTGAGCAGGGCCGCGAACGCCCTGCTGGAGCTGGGAGTCCAGGCGGGCGACCGGGTCGCGGTCTACATGCCGATGATCCCGGAGACGGCTGTCGCGATGCTCGCCTGCGCCCGGATCGGCGCCGCGCACTCCGTCGTCTTCGGCGGGTTCTCCGCGGACGCGCTCGCGACCCGTATCCAGGACGCCGACGCCAAGGTGGTCATCACCTCCGACGGCGGCTACCGGCGCGGGAAGCCGTCCGCGCTCAAGCCCGCCGTCGACGACGCCGTCGAGCGCGCCGGCAACGTCGAGCACGTCCTCGTCGTCCGCCGCACCGGCCAGGAGGTCGCCTGGCACGACAGCCGTGACGTGTGGTGGCACGAGATCGTCGACCGGCAGAGCGCCGAGCACACACCCGAGGCGTTCGGAGCCGAGCACCCGCTGTTCATCCTGTACACGTCCGGCACGACGGGTAAGCCCAAGGGCATCCTGCACACCTCCGGCGGCTACCTGACCCAGACCTCGTACACCCACCATGCCGTCTTCGACCTCAAGCCGGAGACGGACGTGTACTGGTGCACGGCCGACGTCGGCTGGGTCACCGGCCACTCGTACATCGTGTACGGGCCGCTGGCGAACGGCGCGACGCAGGTCATGTACGAGGGCACGCCCGACACCCCGCACCAGGGGCGGTTCTGGGAGATCGTGCAGAAGTACGGGGTGACGATCCTCTACACGGCGCCCACGGCGATCCGTACGTTCATGAAGTGGGGCGACGACATCCCCGCGAAGTTCGATCTCAGCAGTCTGCGCGTCCTGGGGTCCGTCGGTGAGCCGATCAACCCCGAGGCGTGGATCTGGTACCGCAAGAACATCGGGGGCGACACGACGCCGATCGTGGACACCTGGTGGCAGACCGAGACCGGCGCGATGATGATCTCCCCGCTGCCGGGTGTGACGGCGACCAAGCCGGGGTCCGCGCAGACTCCGCTGCCGGGCATCTCCGCGACCGTCGTCGACGACGAGGCGAACGAGGTGCCGAACGGCGGCGGTGGCTATCTGGTCCTCACCGAGCCGTGGCCGTCGATGCTGCGCACCATCTGGGGCGACGACCAACGGTTCCTCGACACGTACTGGTCGCGGTTCGAGGGCAAGTACTTCGCCGGTGACGGGGCGAAGAAGGACGACGACGGGGACATCTGGCTCCTCGGGCGTGTCGACGACGTGATGCTCGTGTCGGGCCACAACATCTCGACGACCGAGGTGGAGTCCGCCCTCGTCTCGCACCCGTCCGTGGCCGAGGCGGCCGTGGTCGGCGCGACCGACGAGACCACCGGCCAGGCGATCGTGGCGTTCGTGATCCTGCGCGGCACGGCGGCCGAGTCCGAGAGCCTCGTCGGCGAGCTGCGCAACCACGTCGGCGTCACCCTCGGCCCGATCGCCAAGCCGAAGCGGATCCTGCCGGTGCAGGAGCTGCCGAAGACCCGCTCAGGGAAGATCATGCGGCGACTGCTGCGTGACGTGGCGGAGAACCGGCAGCTCGGCGACGTCACCACGCTGACCGACTCCACGGTGATGGACCTGATCCAGGCCAAGCTGCCGGCGGCGCCGAGCGAGGACTGA
- the nhaA gene encoding Na+/H+ antiporter NhaA, with amino-acid sequence MAASPTPPNRKVLGRLSLPERTFVADALRTETVGGVLLLLAAVTALVWVNVPALHDSYESLSHFHFGPSALGLDLSVAHWAADGLLAIFFFVAGIELKRELVAGDLRDPRTAALPVVAALCGMAVPALVYVLTSLSGGGSLTGWAVPTATDIAFALAVLAVIGTSLPSALRAFLLTLAVVDDLFAILIIAVFFTDSLDFAALGGAFVGLAVFWLLLRKGVRGWYIYVPLALLIWGLMYNSGIHATIAGVAMGLMLRCTRREGEEHSPGEHIEHLVRPVSAGLAVPLFALFSAGVAVSGSALGEVFTQPETLGVVLGLVVGKTIGIFGGTWLAARFTRASLSDDLSWPDVFAVSSLAGIGFTVSLLIGELAFEGDPVLSDSVKAAVLTGSLIAAVLATVLLKMRNAKYQALWAAEERDEDLDGIPDIYEQDDPAYHLRMAELYESKAAEHRRLAEVAGGAGDGDDGPA; translated from the coding sequence GTGGCCGCGTCCCCTACCCCTCCTAACCGCAAGGTTCTCGGACGGCTCTCCCTGCCCGAACGGACCTTCGTGGCAGACGCGCTGCGCACCGAGACCGTCGGCGGTGTGCTGCTGCTCCTCGCCGCGGTCACCGCGCTGGTCTGGGTCAACGTCCCCGCGCTGCACGACAGCTACGAGAGCCTCAGCCACTTCCACTTCGGCCCCTCAGCCCTCGGCCTCGACCTGTCCGTGGCGCACTGGGCCGCCGACGGGCTTCTCGCGATCTTCTTCTTCGTCGCCGGCATAGAACTCAAGCGCGAGCTGGTCGCCGGTGACCTCCGGGATCCCCGGACGGCCGCGCTGCCCGTCGTCGCCGCCCTGTGCGGCATGGCCGTACCGGCGCTCGTGTACGTGCTCACCAGCCTCAGCGGCGGCGGCTCCCTGACCGGCTGGGCGGTGCCCACGGCGACGGACATCGCCTTCGCGCTGGCCGTGCTCGCCGTCATCGGCACCTCCCTGCCGAGCGCGCTGCGGGCCTTCCTGCTCACCCTCGCCGTCGTCGACGACCTGTTCGCGATCCTGATCATCGCGGTGTTCTTCACCGACAGCCTCGACTTCGCCGCGCTCGGCGGCGCCTTCGTCGGCCTCGCCGTCTTCTGGCTGCTGCTGAGGAAGGGCGTGCGCGGGTGGTACATATATGTTCCGCTCGCCCTCCTCATCTGGGGGCTGATGTACAACAGCGGCATCCACGCCACCATCGCCGGTGTCGCGATGGGGCTCATGCTGCGCTGCACCCGGCGCGAAGGTGAGGAGCACTCCCCCGGCGAGCACATCGAGCACCTGGTGCGCCCCGTGTCCGCCGGGCTGGCGGTGCCACTGTTCGCCCTGTTCAGCGCGGGTGTCGCGGTGTCGGGCAGTGCGCTCGGAGAGGTGTTCACCCAGCCGGAGACGCTCGGGGTGGTGCTCGGCCTCGTCGTCGGCAAGACGATCGGCATCTTCGGTGGGACCTGGCTGGCCGCCCGCTTCACCCGCGCTTCGCTCTCCGACGACCTCTCCTGGCCGGACGTCTTCGCGGTCTCCTCCCTCGCCGGGATCGGCTTCACCGTGTCGCTGCTCATCGGCGAACTGGCCTTCGAGGGCGACCCGGTGCTCTCCGACAGCGTCAAGGCGGCCGTCCTCACCGGTTCCCTCATCGCGGCGGTCCTGGCGACCGTCCTGTTGAAGATGCGCAATGCCAAGTACCAGGCCCTGTGGGCCGCCGAGGAGCGCGACGAGGACCTCGACGGCATCCCCGACATCTACGAACAGGACGACCCGGCGTACCACCTGCGCATGGCCGAGCTCTACGAAAGCAAGGCCGCCGAACATCGCAGGCTTGCCGAAGTAGCGGGCGGGGCAGGCGACGGCGACGACGGTCCGGCATGA
- a CDS encoding phage holin family protein, which translates to MSAPDGSPVGAERSVGQLFASATAEMSALVHDEIALAKAQLRQDVKRGVVGGGAFTAAGAVLIFSLPMLSFALAYGIRTWSDWNLALCFLLSFLANVVVALVLALIGVVFSKKAKKGQGPQKVAASMKQTAGVLQNAKPHPRRPAPADDAVEAVARSTP; encoded by the coding sequence ATGAGCGCACCCGACGGCAGCCCGGTCGGAGCCGAACGCAGTGTCGGTCAGCTGTTCGCCTCGGCGACGGCCGAGATGTCCGCGCTGGTGCACGACGAGATCGCGCTCGCCAAGGCCCAGCTCAGGCAGGACGTCAAGCGAGGCGTGGTCGGCGGCGGTGCGTTCACGGCGGCCGGCGCGGTGCTGATCTTCTCGCTGCCGATGCTGAGCTTCGCCCTGGCGTACGGCATCCGCACCTGGAGCGACTGGAACCTCGCCCTCTGCTTCCTGCTGTCGTTCCTGGCGAACGTGGTGGTCGCGCTCGTCCTGGCGCTCATCGGCGTCGTCTTCTCCAAGAAGGCCAAGAAGGGACAGGGCCCGCAGAAGGTCGCCGCCTCCATGAAGCAGACGGCGGGCGTACTGCAGAACGCCAAGCCGCACCCCCGCCGGCCCGCCCCGGCCGACGACGCCGTCGAGGCTGTGGCACGCTCAACCCCATGA